The Anaerolineales bacterium genome window below encodes:
- a CDS encoding homoserine dehydrogenase — protein sequence MRTYRLAIIGFGNVGQGLAQILNEQGDLLRQQFGVNVRITAVSDIRLGSVYHPAGLAPQTLLDAVRLEKSLRRVDALHRGWDSDRTIRGTETNVVVELSPTDLTTGEPAISHIRAAFETGKHAITTNKGPVALQYRALAKLAADHGVELGLEGTVMSGSPALRLGSELLSGARVESIQGVINGTTNYILTQMQEGKPYSAAIEEAQDQGYAEADPTGDVEGYDAAGKLVILANVLMGAEIGMEDVEREGITRLTKKDVAAAKDAGEVWKLVARVDRTGDGVRASVRPQRLPHTHPLASVHGAANAITFATRLLGDVTLIGPGAGRLETAYAILCDLLAIDRHIRR from the coding sequence ATGCGGACCTACCGCCTTGCGATCATCGGCTTTGGCAACGTCGGCCAGGGCTTGGCGCAGATCCTGAACGAGCAGGGTGACCTGCTGCGGCAGCAATTCGGAGTGAACGTGCGGATCACCGCCGTAAGCGACATCCGCCTGGGCAGCGTGTACCATCCGGCCGGATTGGCGCCGCAAACCCTGCTGGATGCCGTTAGGCTGGAAAAATCCCTGCGCCGGGTGGACGCCCTGCATCGCGGCTGGGATTCCGACCGAACCATCCGGGGGACGGAGACCAACGTCGTCGTCGAGCTCAGCCCGACCGACCTTACGACCGGAGAGCCGGCCATCAGCCACATCCGCGCCGCCTTCGAAACCGGGAAACACGCGATCACCACCAACAAGGGCCCGGTGGCGCTGCAATACCGGGCGCTGGCTAAGCTGGCCGCCGATCACGGAGTGGAACTGGGGCTCGAGGGTACGGTGATGAGCGGATCGCCCGCCCTGCGGCTGGGATCGGAACTGCTCTCCGGCGCCAGGGTCGAAAGCATTCAGGGCGTCATCAATGGAACCACCAACTACATCCTGACCCAGATGCAGGAGGGCAAGCCATACTCCGCCGCGATCGAGGAGGCGCAGGACCAGGGATACGCCGAAGCCGATCCAACCGGCGACGTGGAGGGGTACGATGCGGCCGGAAAGCTTGTGATCCTGGCCAACGTTCTGATGGGGGCGGAGATCGGGATGGAGGATGTCGAGCGCGAGGGGATCACCCGCCTGACCAAGAAGGACGTCGCGGCGGCGAAGGACGCGGGCGAAGTGTGGAAGCTGGTCGCCCGGGTAGACCGGACCGGCGACGGCGTGCGGGCCAGCGTCCGGCCGCAGCGATTGCCGCACACGCATCCGCTGGCGTCCGTCCACGGCGCGGCCAACGCAATCACCTTCGCCACCCGCCTGCTCGGCGACGTGACCCTGATCGGGCCGGGCGCCGGCCGCCTGGAAACCGCCTACGCGATCCTGTGCGATCTGCTTGCCATCGACCGCCATATCCGCCGCTAG
- a CDS encoding ABC-F family ATP-binding cassette domain-containing protein, which translates to MIGTIARLDKVTHSYGAQNILDSLSWEIYHDARIGLIGPNAAGKSTLLRMLARELDPDSGAVHLARGIRVGYLHQEVNFDLDRSVLAETRDSSPTLAALEQEMERTAARMGDPDVFGDAKKLERFATRHEQLLEEYSQKGGLNFEGRVRSTLRGLGFSEADFDLPLRALSGGQKKLVGLAKLLLEQPDLLLLDEPDNHLDLQGKRFLEALIADYPGAVLIVSHDRYLLDIVADEIAELEDARLTRFPGNYSEYAFEKRRKRLMQEQQFKTQQREIRRMEFAIQRLMGWGAGQNEKLVKRGRSMQKRLDKLERIQKPAGDRKTVGLNFSASSRGSNRTLEIRRASKTFDGKEILRGVAFTIWNGERVGLIGPNGSGKTVLLRCVMGEEKLSEGEIVIGPSNTLGYYDQEHQTLGFENTLAEELTRRAALTNRELYGLMGRFLFDADDAGKKVRDLSGGEKARVQMARLMLQGANFLLLDEPTNHLDIASAEQLEEALEEFDGTLLVVSHDRYFLDNAVNRIFELEDGRIRQYDGNYTAYLGQKAELSSKNTLPR; encoded by the coding sequence ATGATTGGCACCATCGCGCGCCTGGACAAGGTAACCCATTCCTACGGCGCGCAGAACATTCTGGATTCACTCAGCTGGGAGATATACCACGACGCCAGGATCGGTCTGATCGGCCCGAATGCCGCCGGCAAATCCACCCTCCTGCGCATGTTAGCCCGTGAATTGGATCCGGATTCCGGCGCGGTCCATCTCGCCCGCGGCATCCGCGTCGGGTACCTCCATCAGGAGGTCAATTTCGATCTCGACCGCTCGGTCCTCGCCGAGACCCGGGATTCCTCCCCCACCCTGGCCGCCTTGGAACAGGAGATGGAACGGACCGCCGCCCGGATGGGGGATCCGGACGTATTCGGCGATGCGAAGAAGCTGGAACGCTTCGCCACCCGCCACGAGCAGCTGCTGGAGGAGTATTCCCAGAAGGGCGGACTGAATTTCGAAGGCCGGGTCCGATCCACGCTGCGCGGGCTAGGATTCTCGGAAGCGGATTTCGACCTCCCTTTGCGGGCGCTTTCCGGCGGACAGAAAAAATTGGTCGGCCTGGCCAAACTGCTCCTGGAACAGCCGGACCTTCTGCTGCTCGACGAGCCGGACAACCACCTCGACCTGCAGGGCAAGCGCTTCTTGGAGGCGCTGATCGCCGACTACCCCGGGGCCGTCCTGATCGTTTCGCACGACCGTTACCTGCTGGACATCGTCGCCGATGAGATCGCCGAACTTGAGGACGCCCGGCTGACCCGCTTCCCCGGCAATTATTCCGAATACGCGTTTGAGAAGCGGCGCAAGCGCCTTATGCAGGAGCAGCAGTTTAAAACCCAACAGCGTGAAATCCGCCGGATGGAGTTCGCCATTCAGCGCCTGATGGGTTGGGGCGCCGGCCAGAACGAAAAACTGGTCAAGCGCGGACGGTCGATGCAGAAGCGCCTCGATAAGCTCGAGCGGATCCAGAAACCCGCCGGCGATCGGAAGACCGTCGGGCTGAACTTTTCCGCCTCGAGCCGCGGATCCAACCGCACGCTGGAGATCCGCCGGGCAAGCAAAACCTTCGACGGCAAAGAGATCCTGCGCGGCGTCGCTTTCACAATCTGGAACGGCGAGCGGGTCGGCCTCATCGGCCCCAACGGATCCGGGAAAACCGTTCTGCTGCGCTGCGTCATGGGCGAAGAGAAGCTGTCGGAGGGAGAGATCGTCATCGGACCCTCGAACACGCTGGGGTACTACGATCAGGAGCATCAGACCCTCGGATTCGAAAACACCCTGGCCGAAGAACTCACCCGGCGCGCGGCGCTGACCAACCGCGAACTGTACGGGTTGATGGGACGCTTCCTCTTCGACGCGGACGACGCCGGCAAGAAGGTCCGCGACCTCTCCGGCGGCGAAAAGGCGCGCGTGCAAATGGCCCGCCTGATGCTGCAAGGCGCCAATTTCCTGCTCCTTGACGAACCGACCAACCACCTGGATATTGCCTCGGCCGAGCAGTTGGAAGAGGCGCTTGAAGAATTCGATGGGACCCTGCTGGTGGTCTCCCACGACCGCTATTTCCTGGATAATGCTGTGAACCGGATCTTCGAACTGGAAGACGGCCGGATCCGCCAATACGACGGCAACTACACCGCATACCTCGGGCAAAAAGCGGAGCTCTCTTCAAAAAACACTCTCCCCCGTTGA
- a CDS encoding tRNA-dihydrouridine synthase → MADSASPLFFIRSIPVRGDLILAPMDGFTDQPFREICRGLGSAMVYTEFVNVDEIAHAKAESAVRLKLRFAEAERPVAIQIYGHTEGRLVEAARRLQDLEPDLIDINLGCSIRKIAERGAGAGMLKDPMRIGRLFASLSAALRIPVSAKMRLGWDERSRNYLEVAKALEENGCALLAVHGRTKEQALSGPVDRLAIAEIKCRARIPVLGNGNVHTVADIEAMKRETGCDGVMIGRAAIGHPWIFARREKESVALPESIAMARRHLGMMVDLYGPRFGCLIFRKHAVRYVHHLESVGKLRTRLVSCANVEEYESLFAEALAVHNAPAA, encoded by the coding sequence GTGGCCGATTCCGCTTCCCCCCTTTTTTTCATCCGGTCCATACCCGTCCGCGGCGACCTGATTCTGGCGCCCATGGACGGATTCACCGATCAGCCGTTCCGCGAGATCTGCCGCGGCCTCGGTTCGGCGATGGTATACACCGAGTTCGTCAACGTCGACGAGATCGCCCATGCCAAGGCGGAGAGCGCGGTCAGGTTGAAACTGCGGTTTGCCGAGGCGGAACGGCCGGTGGCGATCCAAATTTACGGACACACAGAAGGGCGGCTGGTGGAGGCCGCGCGCCGGTTGCAGGACCTGGAGCCGGATCTGATCGACATCAACCTCGGATGCTCCATCCGAAAGATCGCAGAGCGCGGGGCGGGGGCCGGGATGCTTAAGGACCCGATGCGGATCGGCCGGCTGTTCGCATCCCTCTCCGCCGCTCTGCGAATCCCAGTCAGCGCCAAGATGCGCCTGGGCTGGGACGAAAGGAGCCGCAACTACCTGGAGGTGGCCAAAGCCCTGGAAGAAAACGGCTGTGCTCTGCTGGCCGTGCACGGTCGAACCAAGGAGCAGGCGCTTTCCGGACCGGTCGACCGGCTGGCGATCGCGGAAATCAAATGTCGGGCCCGGATCCCGGTGCTGGGAAACGGAAACGTGCACACCGTCGCCGACATCGAGGCGATGAAGCGGGAAACAGGATGCGACGGGGTGATGATCGGCCGCGCGGCGATCGGCCATCCGTGGATCTTCGCGCGCCGGGAAAAGGAAAGCGTGGCCCTTCCAGAGAGCATCGCCATGGCGCGGCGCCACTTGGGAATGATGGTCGACCTGTACGGACCGAGGTTCGGATGTCTCATCTTCCGAAAGCACGCGGTGCGGTATGTGCACCACTTGGAAAGCGTCGGGAAACTGCGAACAAGGCTGGTGTCGTGCGCGAACGTCGAGGAGTATGAATCGCTGTTTGCCGAAGCGCTGGCGGTCCACAATGCTCCGGCTGCGTGA
- a CDS encoding tetratricopeptide repeat protein: protein MLSDNQVFQSLETALPSEVRPGIIRRIRRVAALWSVLHDEGFLKKAVSFAGSDSLRWRPGWLGLLSASETEYLRARFATGGASTVQVPDSSLDRGETAFQELRGGTDPALDQAALAALAATGHLDNPAAMEGWSDAPVLFWICLYSIAADTAKVIERLAELLPESAPRLVETVLANESLEQAAEILERCLPAVGLSSATAICEGAAASGEPELARRLGTTAAAKSQVFSEATINPGQRILRARMLRLAGEPAAALPEADAARRDAKRMLMDTLMESARAAEEEGNFTTALSFWQEAGALDPGAAGIRAGIARSLSGLDRFEEAIEAIPSTTEDPEDLLLVARIRMKTGAADKALEAARQSCAKASSASDPRLQMDLADVLAEGGDLRGAAQILHALSRSRPNHPQVFARLADLTAQIGDWQSCSAAASAAWHLNPEDSRSLLLLARSAEHEKRPKEAAEHYRILSGKTADDPALLLGLARNSHAAGDEGQARQAAERCLALTPDCGEAYAILGLLDLAQGNEEAAFAALQKATRLSPKASAPWKALADLHSSKGNREAAATTLRAGIEAASDPADLLSALGSGLLIEGRIREAAAHLERALSSRPNDMGILMSLADASLAIQETADAEEYLNRALAVSPGSVAAVKKKSALLESLGRTAEARAALERSVAAEPDSADLLVELGSLLLREHRRNPEPDPAAVSRALALLTQAEKLQSGAEDQRLKSLIGWAKVFDGRLPEAASEFGSLLQSADGMTIEQKVDAHLGLAEAMLRSGDHPTAVHNLQAALQISPADSRIRGRLGEALAASGLHEDALAAFRKVLADSPDDVAALSGLAESLIAIHRPEEAVEALRQASEFSPADPEPPIRMAEIFLSAGDGAQARSEIARALELAGPKDASIALRSARLLSALKEFGEAAAVLESALERNPASVPLLTELGAALRSCGKNAQAFEMFRRASDADPEHSGPLASAAEALWADGRKSAAIAFLKKAVQLDPKNPALLRRLASNMAAVGLSREALPHYERAMAQAPSDSGLALEAAQAAFRAGDLQRADAWKESGASAAGADGLVLRARIEFEKGEFEKAVAASKQAATAHPEDARTWALLASALASKMENDALSGRWEEASSAAAASALAKACELCAESSEALGLTGRAALALEDYPAAVRCLESLCGSSPDDPEAHVLLAAAIVSQAESESRTRMAFAEDRPADPTAAKTARAALARAAALGADEDAVRALSGRAGLIFDEPDPKAIESLERINQTRPAPENAASIAQAWLRAGQIDRARSAAQAAVNLRPGRETGRVLLGICERKAGRLDAALAELENASRSAPHKALPHAVSAAILYEIGRRGEATDKLRHALSLSPKAADWHYALGVWNEAMGDRAAALPCLQRAAELVPFNGVYHRRFAQALLRDGDPQTALKHFLKAESLLTDESGELHAEIGKAAMESGRPADAYQAFSLALEKPGAVLAWKLGKARAALALGRREEARSTAKDVFGGEGHPAEARLVLAEVEETEGRLPEAIRHLDHAAAEMSDPVVPALRLARLWTATGAAVRSAAAMQALLEAHPEIDEAHYRLAEALLECGRLEDALRAGRKAAELAPRKKDYWILLGRIARKMGQLDQSLAALAKARQISPQDFRTALECGLTYEAEQRWDLALDSYRAAMKLAPENSELHYRMGVVHKNLRAYAEAADELRKAVQIEPGNLAAHKLLSGVMALTLVYGIAPQSVDAR, encoded by the coding sequence ATGCTCTCCGACAACCAGGTCTTCCAATCACTCGAAACCGCCCTGCCCAGCGAGGTCCGTCCCGGGATCATCCGTCGAATCCGTCGGGTTGCGGCGCTGTGGTCCGTCCTGCACGATGAGGGCTTCCTGAAAAAAGCCGTTTCTTTCGCCGGATCGGATTCTCTCCGGTGGCGGCCCGGTTGGCTGGGTCTGCTGTCGGCATCGGAAACCGAGTACCTCCGCGCCCGTTTCGCCACAGGCGGGGCGTCCACGGTGCAGGTTCCGGATTCCAGCCTGGACCGGGGGGAGACCGCCTTTCAGGAGCTGCGCGGCGGAACGGATCCGGCGCTGGATCAGGCCGCCCTCGCGGCGCTGGCAGCAACCGGGCATCTCGACAATCCTGCAGCCATGGAAGGCTGGTCGGACGCCCCGGTCCTATTTTGGATCTGCCTCTATTCGATCGCGGCCGATACCGCGAAGGTCATCGAGCGCCTGGCGGAGTTGCTGCCCGAGTCCGCCCCGCGGCTGGTTGAGACCGTCCTTGCGAACGAGTCTTTGGAGCAAGCGGCGGAAATCCTCGAACGCTGCCTTCCGGCCGTCGGCCTCTCCTCCGCCACGGCGATTTGCGAAGGCGCGGCCGCGTCGGGCGAGCCGGAATTGGCCCGGCGTTTGGGGACCACGGCCGCCGCCAAATCGCAAGTCTTCTCGGAAGCCACCATTAACCCCGGGCAACGAATCCTCCGCGCGCGGATGCTTCGCTTGGCGGGCGAGCCGGCGGCGGCGCTTCCCGAAGCGGACGCCGCCCGGCGGGACGCCAAGCGGATGCTGATGGATACCCTGATGGAATCGGCCCGCGCCGCCGAGGAGGAGGGCAACTTCACCACCGCCCTTTCCTTCTGGCAGGAAGCGGGCGCACTCGACCCGGGCGCCGCCGGAATCCGCGCCGGGATCGCCCGTTCGCTTTCCGGTTTGGACCGTTTCGAAGAAGCCATCGAGGCCATTCCCTCCACCACCGAGGATCCCGAGGACCTCCTGCTCGTGGCCCGCATCCGGATGAAAACGGGCGCGGCGGACAAAGCCCTCGAAGCCGCACGGCAATCCTGCGCCAAGGCGTCCTCCGCTTCCGATCCGCGGCTGCAGATGGACTTGGCCGACGTCCTGGCCGAAGGCGGTGATTTGCGCGGGGCGGCGCAGATCCTCCATGCGTTAAGCCGTTCCCGGCCGAATCATCCGCAGGTTTTCGCCCGGCTGGCGGATCTGACCGCCCAGATCGGTGATTGGCAATCTTGCTCGGCGGCCGCTTCCGCCGCCTGGCACCTGAATCCCGAGGATTCCCGCTCCCTGCTTCTGTTGGCTAGGTCCGCCGAACACGAGAAGAGGCCCAAGGAAGCCGCGGAGCATTACCGCATCCTATCCGGAAAAACAGCCGACGACCCCGCCCTCCTCCTCGGTTTAGCCCGGAACAGCCATGCCGCCGGGGATGAGGGGCAAGCCCGCCAGGCTGCCGAGCGCTGTCTCGCACTCACTCCGGATTGCGGAGAAGCGTACGCCATCCTGGGATTGCTTGACCTGGCGCAGGGTAACGAAGAAGCAGCTTTCGCCGCGCTGCAGAAGGCAACCCGTCTGTCTCCGAAAGCGTCCGCTCCCTGGAAAGCGCTTGCGGATTTGCACTCCTCCAAAGGCAACCGCGAGGCGGCCGCCACCACCCTGCGCGCCGGGATCGAAGCCGCTTCCGATCCGGCGGATTTGCTTTCCGCCTTGGGATCGGGGCTGCTCATCGAAGGCCGGATTCGGGAAGCCGCCGCGCATTTGGAACGCGCGCTTTCCTCCCGCCCCAACGATATGGGGATCCTTATGTCGCTGGCGGATGCCTCCCTGGCGATTCAGGAGACCGCCGATGCGGAGGAGTATCTGAACCGGGCGCTGGCCGTCTCGCCCGGATCGGTTGCCGCCGTGAAAAAAAAGTCTGCGCTTTTGGAATCCCTCGGCCGAACCGCGGAAGCCCGGGCGGCGCTCGAACGCTCCGTGGCCGCGGAGCCGGATTCCGCGGATCTGCTCGTGGAGCTGGGCTCACTCCTGCTCCGGGAACACCGCCGCAATCCGGAACCCGATCCCGCTGCCGTGAGCCGGGCCCTCGCCCTGCTGACGCAGGCCGAGAAATTGCAATCCGGCGCCGAAGATCAGCGGCTGAAATCGCTGATCGGCTGGGCCAAGGTTTTCGACGGACGGCTTCCGGAGGCGGCCTCGGAATTCGGTTCCCTTCTGCAATCCGCGGACGGCATGACGATCGAGCAGAAGGTCGACGCGCATCTCGGATTGGCCGAGGCGATGCTGCGTTCGGGGGATCATCCCACGGCGGTCCACAATCTGCAGGCTGCGCTTCAAATTTCTCCGGCGGATTCCCGCATCCGCGGCCGGTTGGGCGAGGCGTTGGCCGCCTCCGGCCTGCATGAAGATGCGTTGGCGGCTTTCCGGAAAGTCCTCGCCGATTCTCCGGACGACGTCGCCGCACTCTCCGGTCTGGCCGAATCCTTGATTGCGATCCACCGTCCCGAGGAAGCCGTTGAAGCTTTGCGGCAGGCGTCGGAATTCTCTCCCGCCGACCCCGAACCGCCGATCCGGATGGCGGAAATCTTCCTTTCCGCCGGGGACGGCGCGCAAGCCCGTTCCGAGATCGCCCGCGCCCTCGAATTGGCCGGGCCGAAAGACGCGAGCATCGCGCTGCGCAGCGCTCGCCTTCTTTCCGCCCTGAAGGAATTCGGGGAAGCCGCGGCGGTTTTGGAATCGGCGCTGGAGCGGAATCCCGCATCCGTTCCGTTGTTGACCGAACTGGGCGCCGCCCTGCGTAGCTGCGGAAAAAACGCGCAGGCGTTCGAAATGTTCCGCCGAGCGAGCGACGCGGATCCGGAGCATTCCGGCCCCTTGGCCTCCGCCGCCGAGGCGCTGTGGGCGGACGGCAGAAAATCCGCCGCGATCGCTTTTCTGAAAAAGGCTGTCCAGTTGGATCCCAAAAATCCAGCCCTCCTCCGCCGGTTGGCTTCGAATATGGCGGCGGTCGGCCTGAGCCGGGAAGCGCTTCCGCACTACGAACGGGCGATGGCTCAGGCGCCGTCCGATTCCGGATTGGCGCTTGAAGCGGCCCAAGCCGCGTTCCGCGCCGGCGATCTGCAAAGGGCCGACGCCTGGAAAGAATCCGGCGCATCGGCAGCCGGCGCAGACGGCCTTGTCCTGCGGGCGAGGATCGAATTTGAAAAGGGCGAATTCGAAAAGGCGGTTGCGGCAAGCAAACAAGCGGCGACAGCCCATCCCGAAGACGCCCGCACCTGGGCTCTGCTGGCCTCCGCGCTTGCGTCGAAGATGGAAAATGACGCGCTGTCCGGCCGTTGGGAGGAGGCGTCTTCCGCCGCCGCGGCATCCGCCCTGGCCAAAGCCTGCGAACTCTGCGCCGAATCCTCCGAAGCGCTTGGGCTGACCGGGCGTGCGGCGCTGGCGCTGGAAGACTATCCCGCCGCTGTCCGGTGCCTGGAATCCCTCTGCGGATCCTCTCCGGACGATCCGGAGGCGCACGTCCTTCTGGCCGCCGCGATTGTGTCGCAGGCCGAATCCGAATCCCGAACCCGTATGGCATTCGCCGAAGATCGGCCGGCGGACCCCACCGCCGCGAAAACCGCCCGCGCCGCCCTCGCCCGCGCCGCCGCGCTGGGCGCGGACGAAGACGCGGTCCGGGCGCTGTCCGGGCGCGCGGGATTGATTTTCGACGAGCCCGATCCAAAGGCGATCGAATCCCTGGAACGGATCAACCAGACCCGTCCTGCTCCGGAAAACGCCGCCTCGATTGCGCAGGCCTGGCTGCGCGCCGGTCAAATCGACCGCGCCCGATCGGCCGCCCAAGCCGCGGTAAACCTTCGTCCGGGCAGGGAAACCGGCCGGGTCCTCTTGGGGATCTGCGAAAGGAAAGCCGGACGGCTCGACGCCGCCCTGGCGGAACTCGAGAATGCCAGCCGCTCGGCGCCTCACAAAGCTCTTCCGCATGCGGTCTCGGCGGCGATTTTGTACGAGATCGGTCGCCGCGGCGAAGCCACCGACAAACTGCGCCACGCCCTTAGCCTTTCGCCGAAGGCGGCTGATTGGCACTACGCACTCGGCGTATGGAACGAGGCCATGGGGGACCGCGCCGCCGCACTGCCCTGCCTCCAGCGCGCCGCCGAATTGGTTCCTTTCAACGGCGTCTACCACCGCCGGTTCGCCCAGGCATTGCTGCGCGACGGGGATCCTCAGACCGCATTGAAGCACTTCCTGAAGGCGGAATCGCTCCTCACCGATGAAAGCGGCGAACTACACGCCGAAATCGGCAAAGCGGCGATGGAATCGGGACGGCCGGCGGATGCGTACCAGGCTTTCTCCCTGGCCCTGGAGAAACCCGGCGCCGTCCTTGCTTGGAAGCTGGGCAAAGCCCGCGCGGCGTTGGCGCTTGGCCGGCGCGAGGAAGCCCGCTCCACCGCCAAAGACGTTTTCGGCGGCGAGGGGCATCCGGCCGAGGCCCGCCTTGTTCTGGCCGAAGTGGAAGAAACGGAGGGCCGTCTGCCCGAGGCGATCCGCCATCTGGATCACGCGGCCGCCGAGATGAGCGATCCGGTCGTCCCCGCCCTGCGCCTGGCGCGGCTTTGGACCGCAACCGGCGCGGCGGTCCGTTCGGCGGCTGCGATGCAGGCGCTGCTGGAGGCCCACCCGGAGATCGACGAAGCCCACTACCGTCTGGCGGAAGCGCTGCTGGAATGCGGCCGCTTGGAGGACGCCCTGCGCGCCGGACGGAAAGCCGCCGAACTCGCTCCGCGAAAAAAGGACTATTGGATCCTGCTCGGACGAATCGCCCGCAAGATGGGTCAGCTGGATCAATCCCTGGCGGCGCTCGCCAAAGCCCGCCAGATCTCTCCGCAGGATTTCCGCACCGCCCTCGAATGCGGCCTGACGTATGAGGCCGAACAGCGCTGGGATCTGGCGCTCGATTCGTACCGCGCGGCGATGAAGCTCGCGCCCGAAAATTCGGAGTTGCACTACCGGATGGGCGTCGTGCACAAGAACCTCCGGGCTTATGCGGAAGCGGCCGACGAACTGCGCAAAGCGGTCCAGATCGAGCCCGGCAACTTGGCCGCGCACAAACTGCTCTCGGGAGTGATGGCTTTGACCCTGGTGTACGGAATCGCTCCCCAATCCGTGGACGCGAGGTGA